A window of Patagioenas fasciata isolate bPatFas1 chromosome 5, bPatFas1.hap1, whole genome shotgun sequence contains these coding sequences:
- the CDHR5 gene encoding cadherin-related family member 5 isoform X2, with translation MAVSHWLIGFVLFLLPFVMRVSAQQQGCSVANDRPSVDENNPPGYVVTTIHVEPGFTVTIDPTSPDASFFTIQGSELQLSRSVDYESDSLEIIVTIVNLNDNSPVFKQTNLTEVVPEDTKVNATIVPLEDLSASDGDLDTIFYELTTVVPGTDGYFAIKGVNNPEIYLQKALDYDKFNFTMLVLYARDRAVGSSDITNTATATINIFIEQSDTKPPWFLPCTFIDTDKRICISSPYTGRVNISEMSTEPLKLEPGPIYAIDPDYTLNEKIVYSIVGGNTDNVFSVNADTGNLTMNKAATAPDSYLLQVMATQVNNIQKYSIATVEIKVINKSEYPPYFESRIYYGTVSVGLAPRSFVFQAGDPSSPLMITAMDEDFPDKINPNIEYYIKNSTDFIATKDGLILTNVMLQSPGTVTIEAVAKDTVSLQEGSTVIVVEVVLATAVTISDKRYTAQDMALLGGILAALLLIAFVFLGLMIFKWYGKPVKYLIGKKFSKEVSGDYQNQSYQQEEPPYVNIRQHEMSQDSSVQSMVHVLEQPVHSLPSSHVEEINSLPKASTASTIIFDQEEKGEEVEEETEHEKEVKSILRTDRRVADDGYKAVWFKTDVDPDAGERVEVIEENAADGDDDNDQDVEKNEKEEDDDYDNDSHHRGLGVSFAPESSSLPVAGGTVNRSHTDAMAEDDSDL, from the exons ATGGCTGTTTCTCACTGGCTCATCGGTTTTGTGCTCTTCCTGCTGCCCTTCGTAATGCGGGTTTCAGCACAGCAACAAG GATGTTCTGTTGCCAATGACAGACCATCTGTTGATGAAAATAACCCTCCTGGCTACGTGGTGACCACTATCCATGTGGAACCAGGCTTCACTGTAACGATTGATCCTACTTCTCCCGATGCCAGCTTTTTCACTATACAGGGGTCTGAGCTGCAGCTGAGCCGAAGCGTGGACTATGAG AGCGATTCTTTGGAAATTATTGTGACCATTGTCAATCTGAACGATAATAGCCCAGTGTTTAAGCAAACGAATCTCACCGAAGTTGTTCCTGAA GATACAAAAGTGAATGCAACCATTGTACCCCTTGAAGATTTAAGTGCTAGCGATGGTGACCTGGACACCATCTTTTATGAGCTCACAACAGTAGTGCCG GGCACAGATGGTTATTTTGCCATAAAAGGAGTTAATAACCCAGAAATTTATTTACAAAAAGCATTGGACTATGATAAATTTAACTTTACAATGTTGGTCTTGTATGCAAGG GACAGGGCTGTGGGCAGCAGCGACATCACCAACACAGCTACCGcaacaataaatatatttattgaacAATCTGACACCAAACCACCCTGGTTCCTACCCTGTACCTTCATTGACACGGACAAACGCATTTGCATCAGCAGCCCCTACACCGGGAGAGTCAATATCTCCGAGATGTCG ACGGAACCACTCAAACTAGAGCCAGGGCCTATCTACGCTATTGATCCTGACTACACTTTAAATGAAAAGATTGTGTACAGCATTGTTGGTG gGAATACAGACAATGTATTCTCAGTGAATGCAGACACAGGGAACCTAACTATGAACAAAGCAGCAACTGCCCCAGACTCGTACCTATTGCAAGTCATG GCCACACAGGTCAACAACATACAGAAATACTCTATAGCCACTGTGGAGATTAAGGTCATCAATAAAAGTGAGTATCCACCGTACTTCGAGAGCAGGATCTACTATGGGACAGTATCTGTTGGTCTGGCCCCGAGAAGCTTTGTCTTCCAAGCTGGTGATCCTTCAAGCCCCCTGATGATAACAGCAATGGATGAAGATTTCCCAGAT AAAATCAACCCAAACATAGAGTACTACATAAAAAACAGCACAGATTTCATCGCAACCAAAGATGGGCTCATCCTGACAAATGTGATGCTACAGTCACCAGGAACTGTAACCATCGAG GCTGTTGCAAAAGATACGGTGAGCCTGCAGGAGGGAAGCACTGTCATCGTGGTGGAGGTCGTCCTTGCCACAG cTGTAACCATCTCAGACAAGAGGTACACTGCTCAGGATATGGCCCTCTTGGGTGGTATATTAGCAGCGCTGCTATTAATTGCCTTTGTCTTCCTTGGATTAATGATATTTAAATGGTATGGAAAACCAGTCAAATACCTGATAGGTAAAAAG TTCTCCAAGGAAGTCTCTGGGGACTACCAGAACCAATCTTACCAGCAAGAAGAACCCCCATATGTGAACATCAGACAGCATGAGATGTCACAAGACAGCAGTGTCCAGTCGATGGTACACGTGCTAGAGCAACCAGTGCATTCTTTGCCCTCTTCCCACGTAGAAGAAATCAATAGCCTGCCAAAGGCTTCTACAGCTTCCACCATCATCTTTGACCAGGAAGAGAAAGGGGAAGAAGTGGAAGAAGAAACTGAGCATGAGAAAGAAGTGAAGTCTATCCTCAGGACAGACCGGCGTGTGGCAGATGATGGCTACAAAGCTGTGTGGTTTAAGACTGATGTGGATCCAGATGCTGGAGAGAGGGTTGAAGTGATTGAGGAAAATGCAGCAGATGGTGATGATGACAATGACCAAGACGTGGAGAAGAATGAGAAAGAGGAAGATGATGATTATGACAACGACAGTCACCACAGAGGGCTGGGAGTGTCCTTTGCGCCAGAGAGCTCGTCCCTCCCAGTTGCAGGAGGGACAGTCAACAGGTCTCACACAGATGCAATGGCAGAAGATGACAGTGACTTGTAA
- the CDHR5 gene encoding cadherin-related family member 5 isoform X1 — protein MAVSHWLIGFVLFLLPFVMRVSAQQQGCSVANDRPSVDENNPPGYVVTTIHVEPGFTVTIDPTSPDASFFTIQGSELQLSRSVDYEEDTLLLVYLTCQSAAELSDSLEIIVTIVNLNDNSPVFKQTNLTEVVPEDTKVNATIVPLEDLSASDGDLDTIFYELTTVVPGTDGYFAIKGVNNPEIYLQKALDYDKFNFTMLVLYARDRAVGSSDITNTATATINIFIEQSDTKPPWFLPCTFIDTDKRICISSPYTGRVNISEMSTEPLKLEPGPIYAIDPDYTLNEKIVYSIVGGNTDNVFSVNADTGNLTMNKAATAPDSYLLQVMATQVNNIQKYSIATVEIKVINKSEYPPYFESRIYYGTVSVGLAPRSFVFQAGDPSSPLMITAMDEDFPDKINPNIEYYIKNSTDFIATKDGLILTNVMLQSPGTVTIEAVAKDTVSLQEGSTVIVVEVVLATAVTISDKRYTAQDMALLGGILAALLLIAFVFLGLMIFKWYGKPVKYLIGKKFSKEVSGDYQNQSYQQEEPPYVNIRQHEMSQDSSVQSMVHVLEQPVHSLPSSHVEEINSLPKASTASTIIFDQEEKGEEVEEETEHEKEVKSILRTDRRVADDGYKAVWFKTDVDPDAGERVEVIEENAADGDDDNDQDVEKNEKEEDDDYDNDSHHRGLGVSFAPESSSLPVAGGTVNRSHTDAMAEDDSDL, from the exons ATGGCTGTTTCTCACTGGCTCATCGGTTTTGTGCTCTTCCTGCTGCCCTTCGTAATGCGGGTTTCAGCACAGCAACAAG GATGTTCTGTTGCCAATGACAGACCATCTGTTGATGAAAATAACCCTCCTGGCTACGTGGTGACCACTATCCATGTGGAACCAGGCTTCACTGTAACGATTGATCCTACTTCTCCCGATGCCAGCTTTTTCACTATACAGGGGTCTGAGCTGCAGCTGAGCCGAAGCGTGGACTATGAG GAGGACACCTTGCTGCTGGTGTACCTGACTTGTCAGAGTGCTGCGGAGCTG AGCGATTCTTTGGAAATTATTGTGACCATTGTCAATCTGAACGATAATAGCCCAGTGTTTAAGCAAACGAATCTCACCGAAGTTGTTCCTGAA GATACAAAAGTGAATGCAACCATTGTACCCCTTGAAGATTTAAGTGCTAGCGATGGTGACCTGGACACCATCTTTTATGAGCTCACAACAGTAGTGCCG GGCACAGATGGTTATTTTGCCATAAAAGGAGTTAATAACCCAGAAATTTATTTACAAAAAGCATTGGACTATGATAAATTTAACTTTACAATGTTGGTCTTGTATGCAAGG GACAGGGCTGTGGGCAGCAGCGACATCACCAACACAGCTACCGcaacaataaatatatttattgaacAATCTGACACCAAACCACCCTGGTTCCTACCCTGTACCTTCATTGACACGGACAAACGCATTTGCATCAGCAGCCCCTACACCGGGAGAGTCAATATCTCCGAGATGTCG ACGGAACCACTCAAACTAGAGCCAGGGCCTATCTACGCTATTGATCCTGACTACACTTTAAATGAAAAGATTGTGTACAGCATTGTTGGTG gGAATACAGACAATGTATTCTCAGTGAATGCAGACACAGGGAACCTAACTATGAACAAAGCAGCAACTGCCCCAGACTCGTACCTATTGCAAGTCATG GCCACACAGGTCAACAACATACAGAAATACTCTATAGCCACTGTGGAGATTAAGGTCATCAATAAAAGTGAGTATCCACCGTACTTCGAGAGCAGGATCTACTATGGGACAGTATCTGTTGGTCTGGCCCCGAGAAGCTTTGTCTTCCAAGCTGGTGATCCTTCAAGCCCCCTGATGATAACAGCAATGGATGAAGATTTCCCAGAT AAAATCAACCCAAACATAGAGTACTACATAAAAAACAGCACAGATTTCATCGCAACCAAAGATGGGCTCATCCTGACAAATGTGATGCTACAGTCACCAGGAACTGTAACCATCGAG GCTGTTGCAAAAGATACGGTGAGCCTGCAGGAGGGAAGCACTGTCATCGTGGTGGAGGTCGTCCTTGCCACAG cTGTAACCATCTCAGACAAGAGGTACACTGCTCAGGATATGGCCCTCTTGGGTGGTATATTAGCAGCGCTGCTATTAATTGCCTTTGTCTTCCTTGGATTAATGATATTTAAATGGTATGGAAAACCAGTCAAATACCTGATAGGTAAAAAG TTCTCCAAGGAAGTCTCTGGGGACTACCAGAACCAATCTTACCAGCAAGAAGAACCCCCATATGTGAACATCAGACAGCATGAGATGTCACAAGACAGCAGTGTCCAGTCGATGGTACACGTGCTAGAGCAACCAGTGCATTCTTTGCCCTCTTCCCACGTAGAAGAAATCAATAGCCTGCCAAAGGCTTCTACAGCTTCCACCATCATCTTTGACCAGGAAGAGAAAGGGGAAGAAGTGGAAGAAGAAACTGAGCATGAGAAAGAAGTGAAGTCTATCCTCAGGACAGACCGGCGTGTGGCAGATGATGGCTACAAAGCTGTGTGGTTTAAGACTGATGTGGATCCAGATGCTGGAGAGAGGGTTGAAGTGATTGAGGAAAATGCAGCAGATGGTGATGATGACAATGACCAAGACGTGGAGAAGAATGAGAAAGAGGAAGATGATGATTATGACAACGACAGTCACCACAGAGGGCTGGGAGTGTCCTTTGCGCCAGAGAGCTCGTCCCTCCCAGTTGCAGGAGGGACAGTCAACAGGTCTCACACAGATGCAATGGCAGAAGATGACAGTGACTTGTAA